A stretch of the Planctomycetota bacterium genome encodes the following:
- a CDS encoding DUF3553 domain-containing protein translates to MDPDAEPAATGVKKGDRVRLNTRPEWGHGEVLSVIATIVDGAPTRKVRIRFARAGVREVVEGPALAADEAGPIDLDPASLNAKLCALPEHVRDPLRPLADRFRETGVMFRYTGQGGSLIDWAASQTGLVDPLSALARHDIENAFVRFRPLLTEHLRTLGRSMKQQDEAEFRRLALAMPEAAQHVLRGRNARR, encoded by the coding sequence GTGGATCCTGATGCCGAGCCGGCGGCGACCGGCGTCAAGAAGGGCGACCGCGTCCGACTCAACACCCGCCCCGAGTGGGGCCACGGCGAGGTGCTGTCGGTCATCGCCACCATCGTCGATGGGGCGCCCACGCGGAAGGTCCGCATCCGCTTCGCCCGGGCCGGCGTGCGGGAGGTCGTCGAGGGCCCGGCGCTGGCGGCCGACGAGGCGGGCCCGATCGACCTCGACCCCGCCTCGCTCAACGCGAAGCTCTGCGCACTGCCCGAGCACGTCCGAGATCCGCTCCGGCCGCTGGCCGACCGCTTCCGCGAGACCGGCGTGATGTTCCGCTACACGGGCCAGGGCGGCTCGCTCATCGACTGGGCCGCCTCCCAGACCGGCCTAGTCGATCCGCTGTCGGCCCTTGCTCGGCACGACATCGAGAACGCCTTCGTCCGCTTCCGCCCGCTGCTCACCGAGCACCTCCGCACGCTGGGCCGCTCGATGAAGCAGCAGGACGAGGCCGAGTTCCGCCGCCTGGCGCTCGCGATGCCCGAGGCGGCGCAGCACGTGTTGCGGGGACGCAACGCCCGGCGTTGA
- a CDS encoding ChaN family lipoprotein gives MDGRTGEPVAAGDLAERLDRADVVLFGELHGHPVGLPVAAAIWRDMLGHREEGRRPALLLEFFERDQQLAIDDYLAGMIEEDEFLGATGKRPDYDHREMLEFAKLRGHPVIAANAPRRYVRLARTDGFDRLRGLSPAQRSMFVLPPTDDGPKAYRDRFVEAMGGMDAGHGGSGPLDFLRAQLVWDATMADSVATALEHRHAPVALVVGRFHVEFDGATRSYLQARRRGADILSIVMVDAWSDELREEDRGRGDIVAYVGPVERASRPPAGSAESGSTDGDSGG, from the coding sequence ATGGACGGACGCACCGGCGAGCCCGTGGCCGCCGGCGACCTCGCCGAACGCCTCGACCGGGCGGACGTGGTGCTCTTCGGCGAACTGCACGGCCACCCCGTCGGGCTGCCTGTAGCCGCCGCCATCTGGCGCGACATGCTTGGGCACCGCGAGGAGGGTCGGCGGCCCGCGCTGCTGCTGGAGTTCTTCGAGCGCGACCAGCAGCTGGCCATCGATGACTACCTCGCCGGCATGATCGAGGAGGACGAGTTCCTCGGGGCGACCGGCAAGCGGCCGGACTACGACCACCGGGAAATGCTGGAGTTCGCCAAACTGCGGGGCCACCCGGTGATCGCCGCCAACGCGCCGCGTCGCTACGTCCGCCTCGCCCGCACCGACGGCTTCGATCGGCTGCGAGGCCTGAGCCCAGCCCAGCGATCCATGTTCGTGCTGCCGCCGACCGATGACGGGCCCAAGGCCTACCGAGATCGCTTCGTCGAGGCCATGGGCGGCATGGACGCGGGCCACGGCGGCTCGGGACCGCTCGACTTCCTGCGGGCCCAGCTCGTGTGGGACGCGACGATGGCCGACAGCGTGGCGACCGCCCTGGAGCACAGGCACGCGCCCGTGGCGCTCGTCGTCGGCCGCTTCCACGTCGAGTTCGACGGCGCGACGCGGAGCTACCTGCAGGCCCGCCGACGCGGCGCGGACATACTGAGCATCGTCATGGTCGACGCCTGGAGCGACGAACTCCGCGAGGAGGACCGGGGCCGCGGCGACATCGTCGCGTACGTGGGGCCCGTGGAGCGGGCCTCGCGGCCGCCCGCGGGCAGCGCCGAATCCGGGTCGACAGACGGGGACTCGGGCGGCTGA
- a CDS encoding SPFH domain-containing protein gives MSDATNGEPTRPEDGHDDSIESVLPAAEEQESTARAASLRLRTQEESGERTIDDMHAANESLAAAFRTMFRLLQVAIVGLVVVYGVSGIKAVDAGQRGIKTRFGEPLGTEVSPGITFAWPYPIGQLIRVETGQRTLQLEEEFWFEVREQDRNLPFEQLARLPSRSLNPVRDGSLLTSDQNLVHTQWTIVYRRADPTQFAQNIAAEDEEAIVRSAVQRGVIRAVSATTIDDLLRSAAGAGGVAARAQRVAQETLDAVDSGLIVESLVMRQRTPPMRVWNAFTEVQGAETAAQTARVSAESFAQKELNRVAGPAAGEILRQIDRYEAAVELGDDAEQALALDTVRGLLHGDEVLIDGDLEVIPVSGEVTQILNEAERQRVEVAQAARRMLRLYEVKQAQFLEDPDLVVRRDWAEAMTSFLERETVTTMMVPPGVLRLALNLDPETQRRARELEQERLNEEAADRRERRLREEAFRTDTGRRELDGG, from the coding sequence GTGAGTGACGCGACCAACGGCGAACCAACACGCCCCGAGGATGGGCACGACGACTCCATCGAGTCGGTGCTGCCCGCCGCCGAAGAGCAGGAATCGACCGCCCGCGCGGCCTCGCTGCGGCTCCGCACGCAGGAGGAGAGCGGCGAGCGGACCATCGACGACATGCACGCCGCCAACGAATCGCTGGCGGCGGCCTTCCGGACGATGTTCCGGTTGCTGCAGGTCGCGATCGTCGGCCTCGTCGTCGTCTACGGCGTCAGCGGCATCAAGGCCGTCGATGCCGGCCAGCGGGGCATCAAGACGCGCTTCGGCGAGCCGCTGGGCACCGAGGTCTCGCCCGGCATCACCTTCGCCTGGCCCTACCCCATCGGCCAGCTGATCCGGGTCGAGACCGGCCAGCGGACGCTCCAGCTCGAAGAGGAGTTCTGGTTCGAGGTCCGCGAGCAGGATCGCAACCTTCCCTTCGAGCAGCTTGCGCGGCTGCCGAGCCGATCGCTCAACCCGGTCCGCGATGGCTCTCTGCTCACAAGCGACCAGAACCTCGTGCACACGCAGTGGACCATCGTCTACCGCCGTGCCGATCCCACGCAGTTCGCCCAGAACATCGCGGCCGAGGACGAGGAGGCCATCGTGCGATCGGCCGTGCAGCGCGGGGTCATCCGCGCCGTTTCGGCCACGACCATCGACGACCTGCTCCGGTCCGCCGCGGGCGCCGGGGGCGTGGCGGCGCGGGCTCAACGGGTCGCCCAGGAGACGCTCGATGCCGTCGACTCGGGGCTGATCGTCGAGTCGCTGGTGATGCGGCAGCGCACGCCGCCCATGAGGGTGTGGAACGCCTTCACCGAGGTGCAGGGCGCGGAGACGGCCGCCCAGACCGCACGCGTCTCCGCCGAGTCGTTCGCGCAAAAGGAACTCAACCGCGTGGCGGGGCCCGCCGCCGGCGAGATCCTCCGCCAGATCGACCGCTACGAGGCGGCCGTCGAGCTGGGGGACGATGCCGAGCAGGCGCTCGCGCTCGACACCGTGCGTGGGCTGCTCCATGGCGACGAGGTCCTCATCGACGGCGACCTCGAAGTCATCCCCGTCAGCGGTGAGGTCACGCAGATCCTCAACGAGGCCGAGCGACAGAGGGTGGAGGTCGCCCAGGCGGCCCGCCGGATGCTCCGCCTGTACGAGGTCAAGCAGGCCCAATTCCTCGAGGATCCCGACCTGGTCGTGCGTCGGGACTGGGCCGAGGCGATGACCAGCTTCCTCGAGCGGGAGACCGTCACGACGATGATGGTGCCGCCCGGCGTGCTGCGGCTTGCGCTCAACCTGGATCCCGAGACCCAGCGCCGCGCCCGCGAACTGGAGCAGGAGCGGCTCAACGAGGAGGCAGCCGATCGACGCGAGCGGCGGCTCCGCGAGGAGGCCTTCCGCACCGATACCGGCAGGCGGGAACTCGATGGCGGCTGA
- a CDS encoding SPFH domain-containing protein, translating to MSGDINTYRRASGHCVLGLILQIIVGCGLLIYGAVGQEPTAITGSIFALAGVLPWLVLLILYDQHRRERIEAMEAEAFAATDAATSSVFEEVGDDLRVSGRRLRLLRLYAVPAVGLVFAAILATLGVLRFGPGREAAQPATFVEPTHDLVGLTLGLAIAVLGFMFSRYTAGMAKRPAWTALQGGATVAAGTALFGFVVALGHIVNQLGSDQVLRAMLYIAPALLVVLGAETVLNFLLELYRPRKPDEGFRPPFASRLLGPLASPETVAESVSGAIDYQFGYEVSRSWMYQLLTRRAWLLVLVALLLIWGMTSVVVVRPDQTAIHTRFGGVVRASVEPGLRWKWPWPIDRIEVPGVYEPLEDGGTRLTGRSTAVVRMVWGASAPRALDDRPPLWSNLQEEDDSSMLVQPSRDTVSGVGGATDGRDLSLMRVEVPVRFAIDDVEAWALLTQDGAHQEILDRITQRVVMRYLVRTRVDELLGAQRREMAAEIRDRLHDEYVRINPKSDGEPVVRILSVGVTGVAPPAGASLQFEQVIEAQQKYLAQKAAAEADAIQTLTEVVGSVDLADSIVASIEELNALTELQSQEATDERSRRIVEKQIEIEALLADAGGEAAALIAEANAGRWERHMGERGDAALYAGQLAADRANSSYYRAQLYLQRFFDALQDRRVTIVPDAADLQLDVDVTFERQDTGFLQDDFRGGG from the coding sequence ATGTCGGGCGACATCAACACCTACCGCCGCGCGTCGGGACACTGCGTCCTGGGCCTGATCCTGCAGATCATCGTGGGCTGCGGCCTGCTGATCTACGGTGCCGTCGGCCAAGAACCGACCGCGATCACCGGCTCGATATTCGCGTTGGCGGGGGTGCTGCCCTGGCTGGTGCTGCTGATCCTCTACGACCAGCACCGCCGCGAGCGGATCGAGGCGATGGAGGCCGAGGCCTTCGCCGCCACCGACGCGGCGACGTCCTCGGTGTTCGAGGAGGTCGGCGACGACCTGCGGGTCTCGGGCCGGCGGCTTCGCCTGCTTCGGCTGTACGCGGTTCCCGCCGTCGGGCTGGTGTTCGCCGCGATCCTCGCGACGCTCGGGGTGCTGCGGTTCGGGCCGGGCCGAGAGGCCGCCCAGCCCGCCACCTTCGTCGAGCCCACGCACGATCTGGTGGGCCTGACGCTCGGCCTGGCGATCGCGGTCCTCGGGTTCATGTTCAGCCGCTACACCGCCGGCATGGCCAAGCGTCCCGCGTGGACGGCACTGCAGGGCGGCGCGACGGTGGCCGCCGGTACCGCGCTCTTCGGCTTCGTCGTCGCACTGGGGCACATCGTCAACCAGCTGGGATCGGACCAAGTGCTGCGGGCGATGCTCTACATCGCTCCGGCCTTGCTCGTCGTGCTCGGCGCCGAGACGGTGCTCAACTTCCTGCTGGAGCTCTACCGCCCCCGCAAGCCCGACGAGGGCTTCCGCCCGCCCTTCGCCTCGAGGCTGCTCGGCCCCCTGGCCTCGCCCGAGACCGTGGCCGAGTCGGTCAGCGGCGCCATCGACTACCAGTTCGGCTACGAGGTATCGCGGAGCTGGATGTACCAGCTGCTGACCCGCCGTGCATGGCTGCTGGTGCTTGTCGCGCTGCTGCTGATCTGGGGCATGACCTCGGTCGTCGTGGTGCGGCCCGACCAGACGGCCATCCATACCCGCTTCGGCGGCGTCGTGCGGGCGAGCGTGGAGCCCGGCCTGCGATGGAAGTGGCCCTGGCCCATCGACCGCATCGAGGTGCCCGGCGTGTACGAGCCCCTGGAGGACGGCGGCACCCGGCTGACCGGGCGCTCAACCGCCGTCGTGCGCATGGTCTGGGGCGCCAGCGCGCCGCGGGCCCTGGACGACCGACCGCCGCTGTGGTCCAACCTGCAGGAAGAGGACGACTCCTCCATGCTGGTGCAGCCCTCGCGGGACACCGTGTCCGGTGTGGGCGGCGCCACCGACGGCCGCGACCTGAGCCTGATGCGGGTGGAGGTGCCCGTCCGCTTCGCGATCGACGACGTGGAGGCCTGGGCGCTGCTCACCCAGGATGGCGCCCACCAGGAGATCCTCGACCGCATCACCCAGCGGGTGGTCATGCGGTACCTCGTGCGGACCCGCGTGGACGAGCTGCTCGGCGCACAGCGGCGGGAGATGGCCGCCGAGATCCGCGATCGGCTGCACGACGAGTACGTGCGGATCAACCCCAAGTCGGACGGCGAGCCCGTCGTGCGGATCCTCTCGGTGGGCGTGACGGGTGTGGCTCCGCCGGCGGGCGCCTCGCTGCAGTTCGAGCAGGTCATCGAGGCCCAGCAGAAGTACCTCGCGCAGAAGGCGGCGGCCGAGGCCGACGCCATCCAGACGCTCACCGAGGTCGTCGGCTCGGTCGACCTGGCCGATTCGATCGTGGCCTCGATCGAAGAGCTCAACGCCCTGACCGAACTGCAGTCGCAGGAGGCGACCGACGAGCGGTCCCGCCGCATCGTCGAGAAGCAGATCGAGATCGAGGCCTTGCTGGCCGACGCTGGCGGCGAGGCCGCGGCGCTCATCGCCGAGGCCAACGCCGGCCGGTGGGAGCGGCACATGGGCGAGCGGGGTGACGCGGCGCTGTACGCCGGCCAGCTCGCCGCCGACCGCGCCAACAGCTCGTATTATCGCGCGCAGCTGTACCTGCAGCGGTTCTTCGACGCCCTGCAGGATCGCCGGGTCACCATCGTGCCCGACGCCGCCGACCTGCAGCTCGACGTCGACGTCACATTCGAGAGGCAGGACACGGGATTCCTGCAGGACGACTTCCGTGGCGGCGGCTGA
- a CDS encoding transcriptional regulator has translation MNDQDFHARLSSLLTKINELPEGERDRLQELADQTKSRHDRVKKAIGEMQESLDYLRLSVKYLVFDLEATRRENRYLRSMLARSAGDEAQD, from the coding sequence ATGAACGACCAGGACTTCCATGCGAGGCTTAGCAGTTTGCTCACCAAGATCAACGAACTGCCCGAGGGCGAGCGCGACCGATTGCAAGAGCTCGCCGATCAGACCAAGTCTCGCCACGATCGCGTCAAGAAGGCCATCGGCGAGATGCAGGAATCGCTCGACTACCTCCGCCTGAGCGTGAAGTACCTCGTCTTCGATCTCGAGGCCACCCGCCGCGAGAACCGCTACCTCCGCAGCATGCTGGCCCGCTCCGCGGGCGATGAGGCCCAGGACTAG
- a CDS encoding DNA-directed RNA polymerase subunit omega gives MIEALKSNEIANKVGGRFKLTVLIQRRLVELLDGARPLVEREGRSDLELVIEEIQQDKIALGWTEEDAAPALASGGDDEPLL, from the coding sequence ATGATCGAAGCCCTGAAGAGCAACGAGATCGCCAACAAGGTCGGGGGCCGCTTCAAGCTCACGGTGCTGATCCAGCGTCGGCTGGTCGAGCTGCTGGATGGTGCCCGCCCGCTAGTGGAGCGTGAGGGCCGCAGCGACCTCGAGCTCGTGATCGAGGAGATCCAGCAGGACAAGATCGCGCTGGGCTGGACGGAGGAGGACGCCGCGCCGGCGCTCGCCTCCGGCGGCGACGACGAGCCGCTGCTCTAG
- a CDS encoding ABC transporter permease: MLNQLLTIARNTFVESVRQPVLLLLVLACALLQVFNTWTAAFSMGRSSTAEVSADNKLLLDIGLATIFGCGVLMASFLATAVVSSEIERRTMLTVISKPIPRAVVVAGKYIGVAGAITGAVVIMLAFLMLAIRHGVLSTAGDHLDQPVLLFGFGAVFASLLLAAAANYMYGWSFNQTAMTTLLPLIVLAYVAVLLFSKRWELQSPMVDLKPKILVACGAMALAILVLTAVATAASTRLGQVMTIITCAAVFFGGLLSNHFLGRQAYQNDVLGVIASAEPASTADEGLGSRGATYTITLTDLPRQRVPAGSSFFYGANPNGFSLASGTFAPFEGDASETAALFRPETPPGLVVVESDGTTLVVRNVGREPQAVARAPRSDDYVFMRPTRVNPLVAGLWAVVPNMHYFWLLDAVTQNRAVPVTHFAMIVVYASLQIAAFLALAVALFQRRDVG, translated from the coding sequence ATGCTCAACCAGCTGCTGACCATCGCCCGCAACACGTTCGTCGAGAGCGTCCGCCAGCCCGTGCTGCTTCTGCTGGTGCTCGCCTGCGCCCTGCTGCAGGTCTTCAACACGTGGACGGCGGCATTCTCCATGGGCCGCAGCTCGACCGCGGAGGTCTCCGCCGACAACAAGCTGCTGCTGGACATCGGCTTAGCGACCATCTTCGGCTGTGGCGTGCTGATGGCCTCGTTCCTGGCGACGGCGGTGGTCTCCTCCGAGATCGAGCGCCGCACGATGCTCACGGTCATCAGCAAGCCCATCCCGCGGGCCGTGGTTGTCGCGGGCAAGTACATCGGGGTCGCCGGGGCGATCACCGGCGCCGTGGTCATCATGCTGGCCTTCCTGATGCTGGCCATCCGCCACGGCGTGCTCAGCACCGCGGGCGACCACCTCGACCAACCGGTGCTCCTGTTCGGATTCGGTGCGGTGTTTGCGTCGCTGCTGCTGGCGGCTGCCGCCAACTACATGTACGGATGGTCGTTCAACCAGACGGCCATGACGACGCTGCTGCCGCTCATCGTGCTGGCCTACGTCGCGGTGCTGCTGTTCTCCAAGCGGTGGGAACTGCAGTCGCCGATGGTGGACCTCAAGCCCAAGATCCTGGTCGCCTGCGGCGCGATGGCGCTGGCGATCCTCGTCCTGACCGCGGTGGCGACGGCCGCATCGACCAGGCTCGGGCAGGTGATGACCATCATCACCTGCGCGGCGGTGTTCTTCGGCGGTCTTCTCTCCAACCACTTCCTGGGCCGCCAGGCCTATCAGAACGACGTGCTGGGGGTCATCGCGTCGGCCGAGCCGGCGTCCACCGCGGACGAGGGGCTCGGCAGCCGTGGGGCCACCTACACCATCACGCTGACCGATCTGCCAAGGCAGCGGGTGCCGGCGGGCAGCTCCTTCTTCTACGGCGCCAACCCGAACGGCTTCTCGCTCGCCTCGGGCACGTTTGCGCCCTTCGAGGGCGACGCGTCGGAGACCGCGGCGCTGTTTAGGCCCGAGACCCCGCCGGGCCTCGTGGTGGTCGAGTCCGATGGCACCACGCTGGTGGTGCGGAACGTGGGCCGGGAGCCGCAGGCGGTCGCCCGGGCGCCCAGGTCGGACGACTACGTCTTTATGAGGCCGACTCGCGTCAATCCGCTGGTGGCGGGGCTGTGGGCGGTCGTGCCCAATATGCACTACTTCTGGCTGCTCGACGCGGTGACCCAGAACCGGGCCGTTCCGGTAACCCATTTCGCGATGATTGTGGTCTACGCGTCGCTCCAGATCGCCGCCTTCCTGGCGCTCGCCGTCGCCCTGTTCCAGCGTCGCGACGTGGGCTAG
- a CDS encoding ABC transporter ATP-binding protein, which translates to MTQTAATTAATQGGEAPRPVIACQGLTKIFRDFWLRPRAHAVGDLTFDVRPHEVFGLLGPNGSGKSTTIKIILGLLKPTRGRVAVFGRPPTDVAIKKRIGYLPEESYLYPFLNARETLDYYGRLFGLDHRTRQGRIDELLDMVGLSGAQYRQVREYSKGMQRRIGLAQALINDPDLLILDEPTTGLDPIGTRQVKDLILELGRRGKTVLLSSHLLADVEDVVDRMVVLYGGTLRKAGDRDALLESQDKTTIETDALDDATLSEIDEVIRRRTGGAKSVRRVAHPRQRLEELFLSIVEEAQAERLDNAGAAHGGRTAEFLRDAGEPDGGALIDDLVRGAPEPEEPPAPAEAAEPAEPEPVEDVVESLLDEDVRPKEAAEPDEAAEVDMNVIGSLVDDDGDAPKPRES; encoded by the coding sequence ATGACGCAGACGGCAGCGACCACCGCGGCCACGCAAGGCGGGGAGGCCCCGCGGCCGGTCATCGCCTGCCAGGGCCTGACCAAGATCTTCCGCGACTTCTGGCTCAGGCCCAGGGCCCACGCCGTGGGCGACCTGACCTTCGACGTCCGGCCGCACGAGGTCTTCGGCCTGCTGGGCCCCAACGGCTCGGGCAAGAGCACGACCATCAAGATCATCCTGGGCCTGCTCAAGCCGACGCGGGGCCGGGTCGCCGTGTTCGGCCGACCGCCGACCGACGTCGCCATCAAGAAGCGGATCGGCTACCTGCCCGAGGAGAGCTACCTCTACCCCTTCCTCAACGCCCGCGAGACGCTGGACTACTACGGGCGGCTGTTCGGCCTCGACCACCGCACGCGGCAGGGTCGCATCGATGAGCTGCTGGATATGGTCGGCCTCAGCGGTGCGCAGTACCGCCAGGTCCGCGAGTACTCCAAGGGCATGCAGCGGCGGATCGGGCTCGCGCAGGCGCTCATCAACGATCCTGACCTGCTGATCCTCGACGAGCCGACCACGGGTCTGGATCCGATCGGCACCCGGCAGGTCAAGGACCTAATCCTCGAGCTGGGCCGCCGCGGCAAGACGGTGCTGCTCTCCAGCCACCTGCTGGCCGACGTCGAGGACGTGGTCGATCGCATGGTCGTGCTCTACGGCGGCACGCTGCGCAAGGCGGGCGACCGCGACGCGCTGCTCGAGAGCCAGGACAAGACCACGATCGAGACCGACGCGCTCGACGACGCCACGCTCAGCGAGATCGACGAGGTCATCCGCCGCCGCACGGGCGGGGCGAAGTCGGTCCGCCGCGTCGCGCACCCGAGGCAGCGGCTCGAGGAGCTGTTCCTCAGCATCGTCGAGGAAGCCCAGGCCGAGCGCCTGGACAACGCCGGCGCCGCCCACGGGGGGCGGACGGCCGAGTTCCTCCGCGATGCGGGCGAGCCCGACGGCGGGGCGCTCATCGATGACCTGGTGCGGGGCGCGCCCGAGCCCGAGGAGCCACCGGCGCCCGCCGAAGCCGCGGAGCCGGCCGAGCCCGAACCCGTGGAGGACGTCGTCGAGAGCCTACTGGACGAGGACGTCCGGCCCAAGGAGGCGGCCGAGCCCGACGAGGCCGCCGAGGTCGACATGAACGTCATCGGCTCGCTCGTCGACGACGACGGCGACGCCCCCAAGCCGCGGGAATCCTGA
- a CDS encoding protein-glutamate O-methyltransferase CheR, protein MTVAADTITLSDATFDRLAQIAFDRSGVRVRADHRKMLESGLWPRLEELGLDDFDQYVSLLSMGPYQHQEFQEMLDRITPHDASFFRGESQLAVVEQVVLAELLEARQTTRRLRIWSAACASGADAYALAMMVHRSLGASLWDWHVEILGTDISERRLEIALEGCYSEEALRGTPEAAKQRYFERHGKGWRVHDDIRSLVSFKPHTLKDALAARRHGVWDAIICRDGLVDLDPDTRGKVLDLFRRQLADDGTLVLGPSDGIGPADGPFVARAEPGGFCYRKA, encoded by the coding sequence ATGACGGTCGCCGCCGACACCATCACGCTCTCCGACGCCACCTTCGACCGGCTCGCACAGATCGCCTTCGATCGTTCCGGCGTCCGCGTCCGGGCCGACCACAGGAAGATGCTGGAGTCGGGGCTGTGGCCGCGGCTGGAAGAACTGGGGCTCGACGACTTCGACCAGTACGTTTCGCTGCTCTCGATGGGACCCTACCAGCACCAGGAATTCCAGGAGATGCTCGACCGCATCACCCCCCACGACGCCTCGTTCTTCCGCGGTGAGTCCCAGCTCGCGGTCGTCGAACAGGTCGTGCTGGCCGAGCTGCTCGAGGCCCGCCAGACAACGAGGCGCCTGCGGATCTGGTCGGCGGCCTGCGCTTCGGGCGCCGATGCCTACGCGCTGGCGATGATGGTGCACCGTTCGCTCGGCGCGAGTCTCTGGGACTGGCACGTCGAGATCCTCGGGACCGACATCTCCGAGCGCCGCCTCGAGATCGCCTTGGAGGGTTGCTATTCCGAAGAGGCGCTCCGCGGCACGCCCGAGGCGGCCAAGCAGCGGTACTTCGAGCGACACGGCAAGGGATGGCGGGTGCACGACGACATCCGCTCCCTGGTCAGTTTCAAGCCGCACACGCTCAAGGATGCGCTTGCGGCGCGGCGGCACGGCGTCTGGGACGCCATCATCTGCCGCGACGGGCTCGTGGACCTCGACCCGGATACCAGGGGCAAGGTGCTCGATCTGTTCCGTCGCCAGCTGGCCGACGACGGCACGCTCGTGCTCGGTCCGTCGGATGGCATCGGACCCGCGGACGGGCCCTTCGTCGCCCGGGCCGAGCCCGGCGGCTTCTGCTATCGCAAGGCGTAG
- a CDS encoding SPFH domain-containing protein, with protein sequence MPKTKFLVSMLVAAAFVVVLVLYSVTYTVRFTEVAVVTRLGQIVDTRAEPGLGGKLFYPIDSVTKYETTSRLTQAKIETYQTRDDRQLIIGAFAIWRIKPEEADVFYRRFGSAGTRDEHYEAAATLVEDTLRSAMSELSSYAMAELFTPNEGESRLDELEAAVLAQMKANLEGQGERSFGIEVQQTGLARVTLPQQTTEAALERMRQDRARLVTELEGQGESEAQAIRSTATSQANIIREFAENRAKEIRSLGEAEAAQYLAAMQANPDLAIFLKQLEMLDQSQFSRATLIFSTAAPGLNLLDPSLFANARPGEIPGLEPFVSADRGDAMLADPQSVEDDSGE encoded by the coding sequence ATGCCCAAGACCAAGTTCCTCGTGTCGATGCTCGTCGCGGCCGCCTTCGTGGTCGTGCTGGTGCTGTACTCGGTGACCTACACGGTGCGATTCACCGAGGTCGCGGTGGTGACGCGGCTCGGCCAGATCGTCGATACGCGGGCCGAGCCCGGGTTGGGCGGCAAGCTCTTCTACCCCATCGACTCGGTCACCAAGTACGAGACCACGAGCCGGCTGACGCAGGCCAAGATCGAGACCTACCAGACCCGCGACGATCGCCAGCTGATCATCGGCGCCTTCGCGATCTGGCGGATCAAGCCCGAGGAGGCCGACGTCTTCTACCGCCGCTTCGGCAGCGCGGGCACGCGGGACGAGCACTACGAGGCCGCTGCGACCCTGGTCGAGGACACCCTCCGCAGCGCCATGTCCGAACTCAGCTCGTACGCAATGGCCGAGCTGTTTACGCCCAACGAGGGCGAATCCCGCCTCGATGAGCTCGAGGCGGCCGTGCTGGCGCAGATGAAGGCCAACCTCGAGGGCCAGGGCGAGCGGAGCTTCGGCATCGAGGTCCAGCAGACCGGGCTCGCCCGCGTCACGCTGCCCCAACAGACTACCGAGGCTGCCCTCGAGCGGATGCGGCAGGACCGCGCCCGCCTCGTGACCGAGTTGGAGGGCCAGGGCGAGTCCGAGGCGCAGGCGATTCGCTCGACCGCCACCTCACAGGCCAACATCATCCGCGAATTCGCCGAGAACCGCGCCAAGGAGATCCGCTCACTCGGCGAAGCGGAGGCGGCCCAGTATCTCGCCGCCATGCAGGCCAATCCGGACCTGGCAATCTTCCTCAAGCAGCTCGAGATGCTCGACCAATCGCAGTTCTCTCGGGCCACGCTGATCTTCTCGACGGCGGCGCCTGGACTGAACCTGCTGGATCCATCGCTCTTCGCGAACGCGCGGCCGGGCGAGATCCCGGGCCTCGAGCCCTTCGTGTCGGCCGATCGGGGCGACGCGATGCTCGCCGATCCCCAGTCGGTGGAGGACGATTCCGGTGAGTGA
- a CDS encoding flavoprotein, producing MDTTVRDLQGRRMLVGVTGGIAAFKTAALVSTLAQRGAEVTVAMTEAATRFVSAQSFAALAGRPVITDIWSDATAAGGGEVRHIAVADAIDVALVAPCSMDCLARLATGRADDPVALILAATDRARVPVLLSPSMNRVMLAQPSTQRNIAQLRGDGFVILDAESGWQACRHVGPGRMPEPETLMAAIDEAIARRQ from the coding sequence ATGGATACCACCGTCCGGGATCTGCAGGGCCGGCGGATGCTCGTCGGCGTCACCGGTGGCATCGCGGCCTTCAAGACCGCCGCCCTGGTCAGCACGCTCGCGCAGCGTGGAGCCGAGGTCACCGTCGCCATGACCGAGGCGGCGACGCGGTTCGTCTCCGCGCAGTCCTTCGCCGCCCTCGCCGGCCGGCCGGTCATCACCGACATCTGGTCCGATGCGACCGCGGCGGGCGGCGGCGAGGTCCGGCACATCGCGGTGGCGGACGCGATCGACGTGGCGCTCGTGGCGCCCTGCTCGATGGACTGCCTCGCGCGGCTGGCGACGGGCCGCGCCGACGATCCCGTCGCGCTCATCCTGGCGGCGACCGATCGTGCGCGTGTGCCGGTGCTGCTGTCGCCCTCGATGAACCGGGTGATGCTGGCCCAGCCCAGCACGCAGCGGAACATCGCACAGCTGCGGGGCGACGGCTTCGTGATCCTGGATGCCGAGAGCGGCTGGCAGGCCTGCCGCCACGTTGGCCCGGGTCGCATGCCCGAGCCCGAGACGCTGATGGCCGCAATCGACGAGGCAATTGCGCGGCGTCAGTAG